The genomic region TAGGAGCAGCGGGGCTAATAATGGTGAGACGATTTGATTGGGATCGACAGGTGTCGCGGAACAGTGGCTCTCGTGCACGCGGCGTGCCTCGAAAGATGGCTGACGGAATCGGGTCACACGAGCTGCGAGCTTTGCGGATACAAATACGTGACCAAGAGGGTGCCGCGTCACAACATCATCCGCAGCGTCGCGATATGGTTCAACACCGTAATAGTCACTCGACAAGTAAGAGCTTCATTCGCACTCTGCCAACTGTGATCGACCGCTTTATTCCCTATTCGCGTTCTATTTGCTGATTAATCCACCGCGTTGATCGCTCAGTTTCATTGATAATTGGTCGGTCGTTCGATCACTGAATTTCCATCATAATTGGTCAATCGTTGATCACTCAATTTCAATGATAATTATTTAATCATTGcttactacatttcattgacaATTAATCATTGATCAACTGAATCAATTGAATGATCAAATCGTTGATCATTCAATTTCATTGTTCACTACATTTTTATTAATGATTATCTAGTCATTGTTCATCCaattttattgataataatTCCATTGTTGGTCACTTAATTTCTTTGATAATCTTTGATCGCTCAATTTCCTTGATAATTAGTTTGTTGTAATTAAATCGTTGTTCGGttcattttattaataattatctaaTCGTTGCTCACTCAATTTCATTGATAATTATGCAATTGTTGGTCGCTACATTTCATCGATAATTAGTCAATCGTTGACAATATCAATTTCATTGATAATTATTCAATCGTTGATAATATCAATTTCATTGATAATTAGTAATCGTCGTAATTAAATCGTTGTTCACtccattttattaataattatctaaTCGTTGCTCACCCTATTTCATTGACAATAATTCAATTGTTGGTCACCCTTCCTTAAGAAAGATAATCAGTTTCTTTTCTCGGTTATTCTTCGATTGCTCTTTCCATTAACATTAGAAATTGATCTTCGTTTAGTCTATTCGTCCATTCgtgaaacaaaacaaaaatcaGAACAGAAATCGTTATTTCCTTTAATCCTTTATACTCGGCGCAAATCGTTTCATAAATATTCTGTAAATTCCGACAATTGTTTCGGAAATGTTCAGTGGATGTTGCTGTTTGCTGGAAAGAGGATATATTTCCATGCAATTATTTTTAGATGCTATTGGACATCCTCTATTTAATCGTCACGACGCCGCTCGCTATATTCTCCTGCTACATTTGCGCGCTGGCCCTGAACATGTTGCTGAAGAACGGCATATTCGCGGTGCCCTGGATGATCGTCACCATGCTTCCCACCTGTCTCCTCACTTTGGTGGCGTATTGGGGATGGATCATAACTTTGGGAAGGTATAGACGGCTAAATTAACAACCGTCGCCCGCGCGCGTTCGAAAGTCCAGCCGATCCTTCTTCCTAAAAATTCAACGCGgcctctttaaccctttcggtacgagcgcgttgtccgccgtgacactcccactgtacggggtgccgcgccgaaaatgcgcacatgacgcagggtcagtccacttttgtacgaagattttcttaagcgttaagtaatgactgtgcataatccgtttctaaatctttctttaaatgtttcctgtaaacattctgtaaagggcctacagaaatatggcttacatggatgccagatgtattcggcactcgtccatattggtcatcagatggatgccggatatatccggcgctcgtaccgaaagggttaatccttccgaattgaaaaatataaataaaatcatGAAGCATTAAAATATCGAAACATCGAGATCACGGTACACGAAAACATTAAAATACCAAAGCACTGGAATAGTCGATAATGATGCATcgaagtgcagtaaattctccctaattgacgctcggattgcacacaaaaatgggcgatttgggaagaggagacacgattattcgggccttgcggctcgtttttatagtcgccgacaaaatcggtaactataataatCGATCACTAATcctctctcctcttctcaaattgtccattctttatgcgcaatctaagcgtcgattATGGAGAATTCAACGATTAAAAAATGCGTAGATTACACGGGCGTCGATGGCGTCGTTACTGGCGCAACAATTTCGTGATTAGGTTGGTGCCGAACAACGGCATCGCAGCTGAAACGATACCGGAAGTGAGCACGTCGGATTTCGAGACGAGCTGGCCCGAGGACGAAACCGAAGAAGCAACGGAGGCTTCCGACGCGCCGAACGAATCGATCTGAGGAGATCCTGTTGCCCCGAGATCCCGCCGCGGACGATTGTAACGGCTCGTAATTGGATTTCATTAAACTGTGGCTTTAATCGAAGCCGATTACCGGCCGGCGACGGCGATTAATCGCGGCGTCGATCATAAATTCGCCGGCCGCTTCCGGATGCCACTCGTTTCACGCAATAAATCGAAAATTAGCTCGTGAACATCGAACGTTGCGATctcgtcgtttgtttcggcgcGCCGCGTCTTCCGccgttaattaataatatatagctTGTTTGCTTAGCCCGTGGAAATAACGATCGACAGCGATTC from Megalopta genalis isolate 19385.01 chromosome 3, iyMegGena1_principal, whole genome shotgun sequence harbors:
- the LOC117229580 gene encoding E3 ubiquitin-protein ligase MARCHF2 isoform X1 is translated as MSNEQPDDDPANDTDQPVDKPGVSSQNVSGPALPVQSLTPGQKPSKANKRENKRRSLCDQKIDNDESRVSGDICRICHMGGFPRTGNSRTTRPRRSQAVRGNDSETSTASSCAYLGPLISACMCRGTVALVHAACLERWLTESGHTSCELCGYKYVTKRVPRHNIIRSVAIWFNTVIVTRQMLLDILYLIVTTPLAIFSCYICALALNMLLKNGIFAVPWMIVTMLPTCLLTLVAYWGWIITLGRLHGRRWRRYWRNNFVIRLVPNNGIAAETIPEVSTSDFETSWPEDETEEATEASDAPNESI
- the LOC117229580 gene encoding uncharacterized protein LOC117229580 isoform X2, producing the protein MSNEQPDDDPANDTDQPVDKPGVSSQNVSGPALPVQSLTPGQKPSKANKRENKRRSLCDQKIDNDESRVSGDICRICHMGGFPRTGNSRTTRPRRSQAVRGNDSETSTASSCAYLGPLISACMCRGTVALVHAACLERWLTESGHTSCELCGYKYVTKRVPRHNIIRSVAIWFNTVIVTRQMLLDILYLIVTTPLAIFSCYICALALNMLLKNGIFAVPWMIVTMLPTCLLTLVAYWGWIITLGRLVPNNGIAAETIPEVSTSDFETSWPEDETEEATEASDAPNESI